One Deinococcus aerius DNA segment encodes these proteins:
- a CDS encoding RNA-guided endonuclease InsQ/TnpB family protein, translating to MSDSTTSIKTFRYRLYPTRAQEAAMFETLRLTRTLYNAGLEQRREAYRKHGKTLSAYDQQKELTALKEACLEFSGVYSHVLQDVFDRLDKAYKAFFSRVKKGAKRAGFPRFKPATRWDSFKFKQCWNNAKNDWTACGKPVDDGRRISIPKIGNVKIKLHRPLEGKPKSLQIVLDVDQWYAVYTCEVPVQPLPTTGSSVGIDLGTTWFAVTSDGEFIENPRHLGRSLGKLRVQQRTVSRRKKGGNRRKKAVKQVAKTYRKVRRQRLDFQHKTARRLIHEHDLIAHENLQVGNMAQSNLARSILDAGWAGFLFQLAAKAESAGRRVIAVDPRYTSQRCHACGHTGKENRVNQASFRCVQCGHTANADHNAAKNILDRGTSTERGEPLGRAVPSGENGSGVSHAVA from the coding sequence ATGTCAGACAGTACCACGTCTATCAAGACGTTTCGCTATCGTTTGTACCCCACACGGGCACAAGAGGCCGCCATGTTTGAGACATTGCGCCTCACCCGCACGCTGTACAACGCTGGCCTAGAACAGCGCCGGGAAGCCTACCGGAAGCACGGCAAGACCCTCAGCGCCTACGACCAGCAGAAGGAACTCACCGCTCTCAAGGAAGCCTGCCTGGAGTTCAGCGGGGTCTACAGCCACGTCCTACAGGACGTATTCGACAGGCTCGACAAGGCGTACAAGGCGTTCTTCAGCCGCGTCAAGAAGGGTGCGAAGCGGGCTGGGTTCCCGCGCTTCAAGCCTGCGACCCGCTGGGATTCGTTCAAGTTCAAGCAGTGCTGGAACAATGCGAAGAACGATTGGACGGCTTGTGGGAAGCCCGTAGACGATGGACGGCGTATCTCCATCCCCAAGATCGGGAACGTCAAGATCAAGCTGCACCGCCCCCTTGAGGGCAAGCCCAAGTCCCTACAGATCGTGCTGGACGTAGACCAGTGGTACGCCGTCTACACCTGTGAAGTCCCTGTGCAGCCCCTCCCCACCACGGGGAGCAGCGTCGGGATTGACCTGGGAACAACATGGTTTGCCGTCACGTCAGACGGGGAGTTCATTGAGAACCCCCGCCACCTGGGGAGGTCACTGGGGAAGCTACGTGTCCAGCAGCGCACCGTGTCACGGCGCAAGAAGGGTGGCAACCGCCGCAAGAAGGCGGTGAAGCAGGTCGCCAAGACGTACCGCAAGGTCAGGCGGCAACGGCTGGACTTCCAGCACAAGACCGCCCGGAGGCTCATCCATGAACACGACCTGATCGCGCACGAAAACCTGCAAGTGGGCAACATGGCCCAAAGCAACCTTGCCCGCTCCATCCTCGACGCGGGGTGGGCCGGGTTCCTGTTTCAACTCGCCGCCAAGGCTGAAAGTGCTGGGCGCCGAGTCATCGCCGTAGACCCCCGCTACACGTCCCAACGGTGCCATGCCTGTGGACACACGGGGAAGGAGAACCGTGTGAACCAAGCGAGCTTCAGGTGCGTGCAATGCGGCCATACGGCGAACGCCGATCACAACGCGGCGAAGAACATTCTGGATCGAGGCACGTCCACGGAACGTGGCGAGCCGTTGGGACGGGCCGTCCCTTCAGGCGAGAACGGTAGCGGGGTATCGCATGCCGTCGCCTGA
- a CDS encoding MmcQ/YjbR family DNA-binding protein — MRSIADVRAACAALPGSSETFPFGPTTLVFKVGGRMYALTDITADPVTLSLKVRPGDGEELRAAHPAIRPGYHLNKRHWVTATLDGTLPELLLSDLLAGSHKLVVASLTRAQRAELGLG; from the coding sequence ATGCGTTCCATCGCCGACGTGCGCGCGGCCTGCGCGGCCCTGCCGGGCTCGTCCGAGACGTTTCCCTTCGGCCCCACAACCCTGGTGTTCAAGGTCGGCGGCAGGATGTACGCCCTGACCGACATCACGGCGGACCCGGTGACGCTGAGCCTGAAGGTCCGGCCTGGGGACGGCGAGGAACTGCGCGCGGCCCACCCGGCGATCCGGCCCGGCTACCACCTCAACAAGCGCCACTGGGTTACGGCCACGCTGGACGGAACGTTGCCGGAGCTCCTGTTAAGCGACCTGCTGGCCGGGAGTCATAAGTTGGTGGTCGCCAGCCTGACCCGGGCGCAACGGGCGGAGCTCGGGCTGGGGTAA